Proteins encoded within one genomic window of Columba livia isolate bColLiv1 breed racing homer chromosome 1, bColLiv1.pat.W.v2, whole genome shotgun sequence:
- the FMC1 gene encoding protein FMC1 homolog, which translates to MAALGSPLRTLRGLLRELRRASGPAGRPYRDTAAYRHILAAFRAHRVTSEKLCRAQQELHFQAATYLCLLRSVREQAALHEAYHGKGERSPEEVAGLVGFSLPQQPGGKG; encoded by the exons ATGGCGGCGCTGGGGTCCCCGCTGCGGACCTTGCGCGGGCTCCTGCGCGAGCTCCGCCGCGCCAgcggccccgccggccgcccGTACCGGGACACGGCCGCCTACCGGCACATCCTGGCGGCCTTCCGCGCGCACCGG GTGACCAGCGAGAAGCTGTGCCGggcccagcaggagctgcactTCCAGGCCGCCACCTACCTCTGCCTGCTCCGCAGCGTCCGGGAGCAGGCGGCCCTGCACGAGGCGTACCACGGCAAGGGGGAGCGCTCGCCTGAGGAGGTCGCCGGGCTGGTGGGGTTCAGCCTGCCGCAGCAGCCCGGAGGGAAGGGATAA